From one Ictalurus punctatus breed USDA103 chromosome 20, Coco_2.0, whole genome shotgun sequence genomic stretch:
- the LOC108280456 gene encoding uncharacterized protein LOC108280456 isoform X1, protein MHRGAGASSFCPEDDAQRWCIFHRITKGDWRQGTWLEIFFYDPLYAGVYTCINSAKYHIMAFIPVVDFAVYKRSNGDITDKNLQELCKEFRNAFTEVGFMYLKNTEIDQNEVAQVMDISKKFFLLPEEQKRPFTRGSYTINVNHGWVPSEVERLNPQRPGDLKEAFNITSLSKDIKWPSDGLDGFRDIQVNFFNRCKDLTLDVLRIMALSLGLDPEFFLQAHSYIGSDKNDTTLRTLYYPPVKAGSVKEGQLRCGEHSDYGSITLVFQSHEGGLQVLSRKGEFISAPSIPETVLINIADLMQRWTSDVFVSAVHRVLPPPEGDSSTRQSLVFFVHPDNDAIITCCDGSDKYPPVRSLDYLLARFSDSYGRK, encoded by the exons ATGCATCGTGGTGCAGGGGCCTCCTCTTTTTGTCCAGAGGACGATGCACAAAGATGGT GTATATTCCACAGAATAACTAAAGGTGATTGGAGGCAAGGCACCTggcttgaaatttttttttatgatccgCTGTATGCTGGTGTTTATACCTGTATAAACTCGGCCAAATACCACATCATGGCATTTATACCTGTAGTCGACTTTGCGGTCTACAAACGTAGTAACGGGGACATCACTGACAAGAACCTGCAGGAGTTATGCAAAGAATTTCGAAATGCCTTCACTGAAGTGGGGTTTATGTATCTCAAAAATACTGAAATAGATCAGAACGAG GTGGCTCAGGTCATGGATATTTCTAAGAAGTTCTTCCTGCTTCCTGAAGAACAGAAAAGACCCTTCACAAGGGGCAGTTACACAATTAATGTTAATCATGGCTGGGTGCCCTCAGAGGTAGAAAG GTTGAATCCTCAACGTCCAGGTGACTTGAAGGAGGCATTTAATATTACATCCTTGAGCAAAGATATT AAATGGCCCTCTGATGGTCTTGATGGCTTTCGTGACATCCAAGTCAACTTTTTCAATCGGTGTAAGGATCTCACTCTTGATGTACTCAGGATCATGGCTCTCAGTCTAGGCCTGGATCCAGAGTTTTTTCTCCAAGCACACAGCTACATTGGAA GTGATAAGAATGACACCACCCTGCGCACTCTCTATTACCCTCCGGTGAAGGCTGGGAGTGTGAAGGAAGGTCAGCTCCGCTGTGGTGAGCACTCAGACTATGGCAGCATCACGCTAGTCTTCCAGAGCCATGAGGGAGGCCTGCAG GTATTGAGTCGTAAAGGAGAATTTATCTCAGCCCCAAGCATTCCTGAAACCGTGCTGATCAACATTGCAGATCTAATGCAGAGGTGGACCAGTGACGTGTTTGTATCTGCT GTCCATCGAGTTTTACCACCTCCTGAGGGTGACTCAAGCACAAGGCAGTCTTTGGTGTTCTTCGTGCATCCGGACAATGATGCCATCATTACATGTTGTGATGGCTCAGACAAATATCCTCCAGTGAGATCCTTGGATTATCTCCTGGCAAGATTCAGCGACTCTTATGGCAGAAAATAG
- the LOC108280456 gene encoding uncharacterized protein LOC108280456 isoform X2, with protein MVPRPVLQREGARVNPGGIFHRITKGDWRQGTWLEIFFYDPLYAGVYTCINSAKYHIMAFIPVVDFAVYKRSNGDITDKNLQELCKEFRNAFTEVGFMYLKNTEIDQNEVAQVMDISKKFFLLPEEQKRPFTRGSYTINVNHGWVPSEVERLNPQRPGDLKEAFNITSLSKDIKWPSDGLDGFRDIQVNFFNRCKDLTLDVLRIMALSLGLDPEFFLQAHSYIGSDKNDTTLRTLYYPPVKAGSVKEGQLRCGEHSDYGSITLVFQSHEGGLQVLSRKGEFISAPSIPETVLINIADLMQRWTSDVFVSAVHRVLPPPEGDSSTRQSLVFFVHPDNDAIITCCDGSDKYPPVRSLDYLLARFSDSYGRK; from the exons ATGGT gcccCGCCCCGTTCTGCAGAGAGAGGGCGCGCGTGTAAATCCGGGGG GTATATTCCACAGAATAACTAAAGGTGATTGGAGGCAAGGCACCTggcttgaaatttttttttatgatccgCTGTATGCTGGTGTTTATACCTGTATAAACTCGGCCAAATACCACATCATGGCATTTATACCTGTAGTCGACTTTGCGGTCTACAAACGTAGTAACGGGGACATCACTGACAAGAACCTGCAGGAGTTATGCAAAGAATTTCGAAATGCCTTCACTGAAGTGGGGTTTATGTATCTCAAAAATACTGAAATAGATCAGAACGAG GTGGCTCAGGTCATGGATATTTCTAAGAAGTTCTTCCTGCTTCCTGAAGAACAGAAAAGACCCTTCACAAGGGGCAGTTACACAATTAATGTTAATCATGGCTGGGTGCCCTCAGAGGTAGAAAG GTTGAATCCTCAACGTCCAGGTGACTTGAAGGAGGCATTTAATATTACATCCTTGAGCAAAGATATT AAATGGCCCTCTGATGGTCTTGATGGCTTTCGTGACATCCAAGTCAACTTTTTCAATCGGTGTAAGGATCTCACTCTTGATGTACTCAGGATCATGGCTCTCAGTCTAGGCCTGGATCCAGAGTTTTTTCTCCAAGCACACAGCTACATTGGAA GTGATAAGAATGACACCACCCTGCGCACTCTCTATTACCCTCCGGTGAAGGCTGGGAGTGTGAAGGAAGGTCAGCTCCGCTGTGGTGAGCACTCAGACTATGGCAGCATCACGCTAGTCTTCCAGAGCCATGAGGGAGGCCTGCAG GTATTGAGTCGTAAAGGAGAATTTATCTCAGCCCCAAGCATTCCTGAAACCGTGCTGATCAACATTGCAGATCTAATGCAGAGGTGGACCAGTGACGTGTTTGTATCTGCT GTCCATCGAGTTTTACCACCTCCTGAGGGTGACTCAAGCACAAGGCAGTCTTTGGTGTTCTTCGTGCATCCGGACAATGATGCCATCATTACATGTTGTGATGGCTCAGACAAATATCCTCCAGTGAGATCCTTGGATTATCTCCTGGCAAGATTCAGCGACTCTTATGGCAGAAAATAG
- the LOC108280456 gene encoding uncharacterized protein LOC108280456 isoform X3 has translation MAFIPVVDFAVYKRSNGDITDKNLQELCKEFRNAFTEVGFMYLKNTEIDQNEVAQVMDISKKFFLLPEEQKRPFTRGSYTINVNHGWVPSEVERLNPQRPGDLKEAFNITSLSKDIKWPSDGLDGFRDIQVNFFNRCKDLTLDVLRIMALSLGLDPEFFLQAHSYIGSDKNDTTLRTLYYPPVKAGSVKEGQLRCGEHSDYGSITLVFQSHEGGLQVLSRKGEFISAPSIPETVLINIADLMQRWTSDVFVSAVHRVLPPPEGDSSTRQSLVFFVHPDNDAIITCCDGSDKYPPVRSLDYLLARFSDSYGRK, from the exons ATGGCATTTATACCTGTAGTCGACTTTGCGGTCTACAAACGTAGTAACGGGGACATCACTGACAAGAACCTGCAGGAGTTATGCAAAGAATTTCGAAATGCCTTCACTGAAGTGGGGTTTATGTATCTCAAAAATACTGAAATAGATCAGAACGAG GTGGCTCAGGTCATGGATATTTCTAAGAAGTTCTTCCTGCTTCCTGAAGAACAGAAAAGACCCTTCACAAGGGGCAGTTACACAATTAATGTTAATCATGGCTGGGTGCCCTCAGAGGTAGAAAG GTTGAATCCTCAACGTCCAGGTGACTTGAAGGAGGCATTTAATATTACATCCTTGAGCAAAGATATT AAATGGCCCTCTGATGGTCTTGATGGCTTTCGTGACATCCAAGTCAACTTTTTCAATCGGTGTAAGGATCTCACTCTTGATGTACTCAGGATCATGGCTCTCAGTCTAGGCCTGGATCCAGAGTTTTTTCTCCAAGCACACAGCTACATTGGAA GTGATAAGAATGACACCACCCTGCGCACTCTCTATTACCCTCCGGTGAAGGCTGGGAGTGTGAAGGAAGGTCAGCTCCGCTGTGGTGAGCACTCAGACTATGGCAGCATCACGCTAGTCTTCCAGAGCCATGAGGGAGGCCTGCAG GTATTGAGTCGTAAAGGAGAATTTATCTCAGCCCCAAGCATTCCTGAAACCGTGCTGATCAACATTGCAGATCTAATGCAGAGGTGGACCAGTGACGTGTTTGTATCTGCT GTCCATCGAGTTTTACCACCTCCTGAGGGTGACTCAAGCACAAGGCAGTCTTTGGTGTTCTTCGTGCATCCGGACAATGATGCCATCATTACATGTTGTGATGGCTCAGACAAATATCCTCCAGTGAGATCCTTGGATTATCTCCTGGCAAGATTCAGCGACTCTTATGGCAGAAAATAG